The Pseudobacteriovorax antillogorgiicola nucleotide sequence GTCTTATTCTACCACGGCGGCTTTGTGATAAGTTGCTTCGACAGAGCCGTAACGAAGGACCCACATACGGAGCAAAAAACTCGCTAAAACCCAGAGATAATAATAATATTGACGCATATTAGGCTTTGTTATAAAACGGGCGAGACCCTGGCACTAAAGCAAAACATCGATGTTATGAGATGAGGATCTTTTATGACCAATATTATGGTCTTAGACTTTGAGGGAAGCTTTGAGGAGCACCTTGATATTGTCCGCGGGTCAAAAGTATCTTATGTCAAAAGTACTCTTGAAATGTATGAGCTGTGCCAAGAAGATTGCTATGAAGCAGCCATCATCGACTTCGATCACCCCTTGGCTCACGTGGATTCTGTCGAAAAAATTAAATCCGTAGCGCCAGGTATCCATATTCTTGGCTTAAGCACTATCCCGGACGTGCAGCTGATTGTAAAAGCTGTTCAATCAGGCGCCGGAGACTTCATCGCCAAACCGGCATCGAACGAAGAGATCAAATCATTTCTAGATATAGTTAGAAGGACGAAGGTCCTAGGAACGTCACCTCATGCCACGATCACTCTGCGTGATGGGCGGCCTATCATCGGCAATTCCAACCCCATTCGGCAAGTTTTCACCCTGATTGAACGCCTATCAAAAGTTGACACAACGGTTTTAATACGCGGCGAAAGTGGCACTGGTAAAGAGCTTGTCGCCCAGGCTCTACATAATAACTCTAGCCGAAAGGACCAGCCTTTCGTTGCCGTCAACTGTGGTGCGATACCCGAAAATCTTATCGAGAGTGAGCTTTTCGGCTTCGAACGGGGCACATTTACGGGAGCTGATCGCCGCAAAGTCGGTAAGTTCCAATTTGCCAACCGGGGCACAATCTTCCTCGATGAGATAGGAGACGTTTCCCCCCAGATGCAGGTTAAATTACTGCGGGCTCTCCAGGAAAAGAAGGTGACTCCGGTGGGTAGCCACGAAGAGATACCGATTGATGTCCGAGTCATTTCAGCAACCAATAAGCCTCTAGAAACCATGGTAAAAGAGGAAACTTTCCGATCCGATCTTTACTACAGGCTGAATGTGATGCCGATCCATCTGCCTCCTCTTAGAGACCGCACTGATGATATCGAAGCTCTTTGCCAGTTCATGATCGAAAAGTTCAACCACCTCCATAGCCGCTCAATCCAAGGGCTTAGCATCGAGTCACTGGATCTTCTGCGAAGCTATTCGTGGCCTGGTAATGTGCGTGAGTTGGAAAACGTCATCGAACATGCGTTTATCATTGAGAGCACTCAGACCATTCATCGCGAGGCTTTGCCTCATTACATCGTCGACCAAACGGGTCCTGATATGGGCTCCCAAAGCAACGGCGAAGGGGAAGGTTTTCCTCTGTTTTCCGGTAAGCAAGATGATCTTAAGTATCCAATGCTCAAGGAGCAGTTTGAGAAAGAGTTCATCAAAACTGCACTAAAAACGTACCGCGGACGAATCAATCTCACTGCTGAACAAACCCAGATGACCAAAGTGACTTTGCTGAGAAAGCTGGAGAAGTACGACATAAACCCCAAGGACTTTCAACACTGATCCACTTATGGGATCGGCCTTGCTTCAGATAGAGTTCATCGCAAAATCATGATGCTTCTGATAAGATCAAACTTTCGTCAACCACCGAGGGATTGGCCTTGTCTGGCATCATTTTGGGAATTGATCCCGGCTCTCAAATAACCGGCTTTTGTGTTCTCAGGCCAGGAAAGCACCAAAACTTACGAGACTTTCGAGTTCTCGATGCAGGCATCATCAGGCCTCGGCGGACGCTCAGTCATAGTGAAAGGTTAGGTCAGATTCACGAAGCCATTCATCAACTCACATGCCAGTTCCAACCCTCTGTCTGTGTGATCGAAAAAGGTTATACTGGGATCAACCACAACTCGGCACTGCGATTGGGAGAGACACGTGGCGCCATTATAGCTGCTGTACAGCGTGAGCGAACTCCTGTGGTTGAATCGACTCCAACTGAGGTTAAGAAAACTGTCACAGGTAATGGCCACGCGAGCAAAGAAGATATTTCTCTATCTTTAAAGTGCCTGATTGGTTTTGATCGTGGTGGTTTGCCTTTCGATGTCACCGATGCGGTCGCCATAGCCTTGAGCTATGGCATGAAAGTGGGTATTACTGAAAGAATCGAACGATTAAACCTTAACCCGAGAGCTGAAGCGTCACCGAAAATTTATTAGCTAAGGATCTGTAGATGTCAATTCACGGTTATAGTCAATTCCCCCAGAAACGGATGCGTCGCCAAAGGTTCAGCAAGTTCTCTCGTGATCTCGTTCGCGAGCACAGTTTGAGCGCCAAAGATTTTATCTACCCTGTTTTTGTTCTTCCTGGAGAAACACAAAAACAAGAGGTCCCATCAATGCCGGGAGTGGTTCGCCAATCCCTTGATATATTGTTAAAGACTGCTGAAAAATGTGTGCAATTGGGAATTCCTGCCCTTGCCCTTTTTCCAGTCATAGAAAGTGAGAAAAAGAGCGAGGGTGCCGAAGAAGCCTTCAATCAAGAAGGCCTGGTTCCAACAGTAGTCAGACGCTTGAAGAAAGAGTTTCCCGACCTTGGCATCATTACCGACGTCGCCCTCGACCCCTATACCATCCACGGCCAAGACGGGCTGATCAATGACCAAGGTTACGTGCTCAACGACGAAACGACCGCAGTCCTTTGTAAGCAGGCGGTCTGCCATGCTAATGCTGGAGCTGACATTGTTGCTCCTTCCGATATGATGGACGGCAGGATCGGAGAAGTTCGAAAATCTCTCGATCAATCGGGCAGCAGCCTAACCCAAATCCTGTCTTATGCAGCAAAATATGCTTCGTCATTCTACGGACCGTTTCGGGATGCTGTAGGAAGTGCTGCTAACCTTGGTTCCGGGGACAAGTACACCTACCAAATGGACCCTGCAAACAGCAATGAAGCCTTGCAAGAGGTAGCTCTCGACCTAAAAGAAGGTGCTGATATGGTCATGGTAAAACCAGGTTTGATCTACCTCGATATTATCCGCAGGGTCAAAGACAACTTTGCTGTACCAACCTTCGCTTATCAAGTGAGCGGTGAGTATGCAATGTTAAAGGCAGCTGCAGAAAAAGGTTGGATTCAATATGAAGCCTGCGTTCTTGAATCTCTTTTGTCGTTCAAACGCGCTGGTGCCGACGGTATTCTTAGCTACTTTGCTATTGAAGCCGCTCAGTGGCTTAATGAGCGAGGCTAGGATGTCTATCACCAATTATATCGCTTTGCGATACTTGAAGTCTAATCGAGAGAATCGTTTTTTCTCATGGATCACAATACTTTCCGTATCCGGCCTTGCCATCGGTGTTGCTGCGCTAATTGTCGTTTTGTCTGTGATCAATGGTTTTGAGCATGAGCTGAGAAAGCGCTTTTTACACGCCAATGCTCATATCATGGCCTATCGATACCCAGCAGGAATGTCAAACCCAGAGAAGTGGGCCGACGTCATCTATAAAGACTTTCCCAAACAAGTAAAAGGTGTATCACCATTTATTCATTACGAGACTATGGCCAAGAATAGCTCGATTCTGAGAGCAGTCCTTGTCAGAGGGATTGCTCCCAAGGAGCGGGAAAAAGTTCAAAGTCTAGAAGGCTTGATCAGGCCATTCTCGGCTCTCGATGTCTTGCAAAAGGAAATGGATGATCGTAAAGCGGGCAAGCCTAAGCCTGAGATACCGGGCATCATTGTAGGCTCAGGGCTGAAGCGTATTCTCGGGGTCGAAGTCGGCGATAAGCTCAAGTTGATTACACCAACTGAAAATCGATATTCCGAGACTAAAACGTTTAAAATCGTGGGTGAATACGATTCCGGGCTCAAACACTATGATAACCGCTTGGTCGCCATGAGCCTTGCTGCAGCCAAAGATTTTTTTGGGATGGGTGATTTGGTCACTGGCTTAGAGATTGGCCTTCACGATGCCGATCAAAGTGGAACGATTGCCGAACGCATGGATTCCAAATACAACCTATCCTTTCGCGAATGGCAAACTTACAACCGACCTTTATTCGAAGCCATGGAACGGGAGCGTCTTGTCATCTCACTGATTGTTGCGATGGTTGTTGTAGTCGCTGGATTCAATATCCTCACAACGATCTTTGTATCTGTGAGTCAAAAGCAAAAAGATATTTCCATTCTGAAATCTATCGGCGCTAATAACTCGCAGATTCTAAAAATATTTATCTCGCAAGGTGTTGCCATAGGCTGCTTGGGAAGTGTGATTGGAGCTGTGCTTGCCCTAGCCATATCGAAGTTTCTTGAAACTTATCAATTCATCGAACTACCTGATCCATACTTTTTGCAAAGTCTTCCGGTAGACTACAATTATTTGACATATGTGGGGGTGTGTTTAGCCGCCATCACCATTTGCATTGTCGCGTCTTTATACCCTGCCGTGATCGCATCACGTGTAACACCAACGGAGGGCTTTCGCGGCACAGGTCAGGCTCTTTAGCCGCCAGATGTACCCATAGGTGCAGAAATTTTGATTCTGCGATACGTTCACCCCCTGTAACGGGCCAATTATCTATTGTCTATTAACCTCACAGAACGCTAAGATAAGCCCGATGCATCTAATTTAAACGGAGCACGATAAATTGGTTCAAGAAGAAGGGAATAATGTCAAAAAGAAAAAAATTCCCGCTGGTTCAGTAAAAATTCAAATGGCCGGTGACTTACTTTTCGCACGGAGCCCCGATCGCGACTTGTCACAGCTATTTCGGCGCTATGAAGCTCTGTTGGAACGACTCGCCAATATGGATCGTGAAGAGAGAACTTTAAATTATAAGTTTTTTCTTGGCCTGATTCTCACAAGCCACGCCAAGAAAACCCAGGATATTGACGAGCGTAAAGCCATCTTCGATCTGAAGAACGACCTTTTCTTCAATATTGCTAACAATCGCAATACCCGCCGCAAAGTTGGGTTTCGGTACCTAGCATCTAAGAATTTCAGGGTGATCAAATTCTGCGAAAAGTGTGTAGCTGAAAACACGAAGGAAGAAAGACCCAGACATAAGTGGAAATTCTGTGAAAAGTGTGATGTGGATCGAAAGTTCTACAATGTGCTTCAAATGTCTCACCACTTTGAAGACGGCACCATGTCTTTGTTTCTAAGTAATGACCTCGTTCATAAAATTCCAGGGCTGAAGCTCAATCAGAAGGGCAAATTGGAAGGCGCTAAGGAAGAAGGTCGCTTCGACAAGTATCACTACAATGTGAGAAACCTAGATGTATTTGACATAGATTCCGTAAAAGCTGTCCATGCAAAGCTGCTTAAAGCTTAGGGGTGAATCCTAAGCTTTAAGCCAGCCTTAGATTTCAATTTGTCTCTAGTCACCAAACAGCTTATTAAAAAAGCCGCCTTCTTTTCCCCCTGCAGCTTCACCACTTATTTCTGCAAGTCGAGCGAGAAGTTCTTTTTGCTCTTTATTTAATTTCGTTGGAATGCGGATACCAAGATCGACGTAAAGATCTCCACGACCGACTCCCCTTAAACGAGGAATGCCTTCACCAGCAACAGTGAGTCTGTGCCCATGCTGCACTCCAGCAGGCACTTCAATCTCAACTGGGTCACCGCCTAAGGTAGGTACTTTGATTTTACAGCCGAGGGCTGCTTGGGTCATACTTACATCTGCATTAAAGATAAGGTCGGAGCCATCTCTCTCGAAGTACTCGCTGTCTTTAACTTGAAGGAACACAAATAGATCGCCGTTTGGTCCTCCACGACTGCCGCCTTGTCCTTCACCGGCAACTCGCAACCGCACCCCTTGGTCGACTCCTGGGGGTATCTTTACGGAAACCTTTTTAGACTCCACAGTTTTGCCGCGACCTTTACACGCCTTACAGGGATTTGAGATAATCTCACCTTCACCATGACATGTGGGGCAGGCAGCAGCTACAGAAAAGAAACCTTGGGTTCTTCGAACCTGACCAGCTCCTCCACAAGTGGGGCAGGTTTTCTTACCACCTGGCTCAGCTTTGCTACCATTACAACTGCCGCAAACTACTTCGCGGTTGTATTCAATATTCTTTTCGACTCCAAATGCAGCTTCTTCAAACTCAAGAACTAAATCGTATCGCATGTCTGCACCCTTGCGAGCACGAGTGCGGCCTCCTCCACCAGCTCCCGAAAAGCCGAAGAAGTCTTCGAATATAGAACCAAAGCTGGAGAAGATGTCACCAACATCAGAAAAGCCTTCGAAACCTTGGCCTGATAAACCAGCATGTCCATAAGCGTCATAAACTTTTCGTTTTTCGTCATCCGATAAAACTTCATACGCTTCTGAAGCCTCTTTAAACTTCTCTTCAGCCTCGCGATTATCAGGATTGCGATCTGGGTGATATTTTAGAGCTTGTTTGCGATAAGCTTTTTTAATGTCTTGGCCCGAAGATCCACGGGATACCCCCAGCACTTCGTAGTAGTCCCTCTTTTCCATCTGAGGTTGTCCTCTCTATTTTTATCTATTCTTACTTTTTAAACGTATGTTCTTCCGCTGGAAATGAACCACCCTTTACGTCGCTGACGTATTCTTGCAGAGCATTTCGAATTATTTGCCCCAAGTTCGCATAGGTCTTCAAAAACTTCGGTTTAAAGTCATCATTAAAACCCAATAAGTCGTGCAGTACAAGTACCTGCCCACTGGTTCCCGCACCAGCTCCAATCCCAATCGTGGGAATTTGAAGTGACGCTGTCACACTTTTAGCCAGTTCATCGGGAACAAGCTCTAAAACCAAAGCGAAGCAGCCCGCTTCTTCAAGCAACTTAGCGTCTTCGCTCAATCGCACCCCTTCGTCACCACGCCCTTGAACACGATACCCCCCTAAGGCGTGGATCTTTTGAGGGGTAAGCCCTAGGTGCCCCACAACTGGAATTCCAGCATTGGTGATGGCTTTAACTTGAGGTAAAATTTCCTCACCACCTTCAAGCTTTACAGCTTGCGCTCCACCTTCTTGAACAAGTCGCGAAGCGTTTTCCAAAGCTTGTTCCACAGAGATATTGTACGACATGAACGGCATGTCCGCGATCAAAAGCGGTCCTTGCAAAATCCGGGATACAGCAGCTGTGTGATGAACCATCATATCCATTGTCACTGGGATTGTGTCATCAAACCCCAGAACCACATTCCCCATGCTGTCGCCCACCAACACAGCATCGATATCGGTTTGATTCATGAGCGACGCAAACGCCCCATCGTAACAGGTTATCATCGTGATCTTTTCAGATTGATCTTTCATCTTCCGTAGCGAAGCCGCGGATTTCTTTTTAATCTGGCTATGCTTACTCAATCGCACCTTCCCCTGTGAGCGCCCCAACGTTTCTAATGAGCTTAATTTAGGTAGCCACTCGTAATGGTTGATTCTTGCTGCAAATCCTTCGGAGTTCCTTCGAAAACAATTTGACCTCCTTCAGATGCGGCTTCCGGCCCAAGCTCCAAAACCCAATCCGCAGACTTTATAACACCTAAATGATGTTCGACAACAACGACAGTATGACCTTTGCCGACCAATATGCGGAATTGCTGGAGAAGCATCTGGACATCTCGATCGCTCAAGCCTGTTGTAGGCTCATCGAAAATAAATATTCTCGGCTTCTGATCTTTATTTTCGATCAGAAAGCTGAGTATTTTTAAGCGTTGCGCCTCTCCCCCAGAAAAAGAGCTAGTATGCTGACCTAAAGTAACATAGTCCATTCCAACCGCTGATGTCATGTCGAAAATACGCGTTAATTTCGGGATGTCGAAAAAAAACACTCTCGCCTCGGCCACCGTCATCGCTAGAACGTCTAACAAGGACTTGTCGCGGTACTTTATATCTAATACCGATTCTTGAAAACGCAAGCCCCGGCAGGATGGACAGGTTACATTCATCGCCCCCAAAAAGGAGAGATCCTCTTCCACCGTCCCCAAACCCTTACACTCTTCACAACGCCCTCCCGGCACATTGAACGAGAAGTAGCCAGGTTTTAAATTTTGAGCTTTCGCTAGAGGAGTCTCAGAGAAAAGCTTCCGAACCTCCGTTAGAATTCCTAAGTAGGTAGCAATATTCGAGCGCGTGGACCGCCCTATCGGTTCTTGACTCATCAGATGCACATCAGAAAAATCTCTCACGAGGCGCTCAGGCTTAACCTTAGCCCCCTTCAGCTCGCGATCCAGCTCCACCTCTTTGCCGATAATCCGACATAGAAGCGGGTAAAGAGTATGGCGGATCAACGATGTTTTTCCGCTCCCACTCACACCACACACTGCGGTCAGGGCCTTAACAGGAATCCGAGCTGCGACATCCTTCAAATTATGAATTGCCGCTCCCGATAGGCTAAGAAAGGTGTGTGGAGTATCCCCACCCATATATTCCCAGTCGATTTCCGTAGCTGAGGGAAGGCTCTTCGGCGAGCCTTGGTAAATCAGCTCTCCCCCCCGATGGCCAGCCTCAGGCCCCACTTCGATCAGATGGTCCGCTCCATCGATAACTCCTTTTTCATGCTCTACAACAACAACTGTATTGCCTTGATCGCGAAGGCTCTTAATCACCTCTAAAAGGTTTTGGCTGTCTCTGGGGTGCAAGCCAGAGCTTGGTTCATCAAGACAAAAAAGAGTATCAGTGAGGTGGCTTCCCAAAGACCGCGCCATATTGATTCTCTGCACTTCTCCTCCAGATAGGCTTTTGGAAGATCTGGCTAGATGCAGATAATGAACACCGATTTTATTGAGGTAGGCAAGCCGCATTTGGGCTTCAGCAAGTGCCTCCTGAAGCCCCATGGAAAGCTGAGCCGTGGCATCCTGGTCACCGTCCAAACTCCTAAACTCGGAAAACCATTGCTGCAAATCATTAAGCGTCATTCGGGATAGATCGATGATGGATTGACCGTTTACTAAATAATGACTGACAATAGGTTTGAACCTGGTTCCATCGCACTCATCGCAAGTATCGTAGGTATGAAATCGAGCACTGTGGATACGATAATGGGCCTTATACTTTTTGCTATCCAGCCAAGCAAAGTAGCCTTGAATTCCCTTAAATGAACCTCGTTCATCACCATTGTAAAGCCATTCCCAGTCTTCTTCACTATATTCACAGAATTGTGTTTTAGG carries:
- a CDS encoding FtsX-like permease family protein, with the translated sequence MSITNYIALRYLKSNRENRFFSWITILSVSGLAIGVAALIVVLSVINGFEHELRKRFLHANAHIMAYRYPAGMSNPEKWADVIYKDFPKQVKGVSPFIHYETMAKNSSILRAVLVRGIAPKEREKVQSLEGLIRPFSALDVLQKEMDDRKAGKPKPEIPGIIVGSGLKRILGVEVGDKLKLITPTENRYSETKTFKIVGEYDSGLKHYDNRLVAMSLAAAKDFFGMGDLVTGLEIGLHDADQSGTIAERMDSKYNLSFREWQTYNRPLFEAMERERLVISLIVAMVVVVAGFNILTTIFVSVSQKQKDISILKSIGANNSQILKIFISQGVAIGCLGSVIGAVLALAISKFLETYQFIELPDPYFLQSLPVDYNYLTYVGVCLAAITICIVASLYPAVIASRVTPTEGFRGTGQAL
- the panB gene encoding 3-methyl-2-oxobutanoate hydroxymethyltransferase, encoding MSKHSQIKKKSAASLRKMKDQSEKITMITCYDGAFASLMNQTDIDAVLVGDSMGNVVLGFDDTIPVTMDMMVHHTAAVSRILQGPLLIADMPFMSYNISVEQALENASRLVQEGGAQAVKLEGGEEILPQVKAITNAGIPVVGHLGLTPQKIHALGGYRVQGRGDEGVRLSEDAKLLEEAGCFALVLELVPDELAKSVTASLQIPTIGIGAGAGTSGQVLVLHDLLGFNDDFKPKFLKTYANLGQIIRNALQEYVSDVKGGSFPAEEHTFKK
- the dnaJ gene encoding molecular chaperone DnaJ is translated as MEKRDYYEVLGVSRGSSGQDIKKAYRKQALKYHPDRNPDNREAEEKFKEASEAYEVLSDDEKRKVYDAYGHAGLSGQGFEGFSDVGDIFSSFGSIFEDFFGFSGAGGGGRTRARKGADMRYDLVLEFEEAAFGVEKNIEYNREVVCGSCNGSKAEPGGKKTCPTCGGAGQVRRTQGFFSVAAACPTCHGEGEIISNPCKACKGRGKTVESKKVSVKIPPGVDQGVRLRVAGEGQGGSRGGPNGDLFVFLQVKDSEYFERDGSDLIFNADVSMTQAALGCKIKVPTLGGDPVEIEVPAGVQHGHRLTVAGEGIPRLRGVGRGDLYVDLGIRIPTKLNKEQKELLARLAEISGEAAGGKEGGFFNKLFGD
- the uvrA gene encoding excinuclease ABC subunit UvrA; amino-acid sequence: MNREQSIWLKGVSTNNLKDIDAFFPLGAYTVVTGKSGSGKSSLVFDTLYGEAYRRYVESLSSFARQYLKTLPKPKVLDVGNIPAAIAVKQSKAGQNNRSTVGTMTELDDLVRIILTQAAEIHCCGTIVKKETGKSVTEQLYQSHEGAKILVMASMSHWAKLKAAELKAQLAGQGFTRALVDGGVVRIEDTPAKALKTGYVVIDRLSLNEKNFHRCLESASLGLRLGRGEVVIHIGEGELKTFSSHLQCETCGTSYFEPSLSLFNFNNPLGACESCQGFGRVPVLDHHKIIPNESESLDTEGVSAWNFGQHKSYYRIATQSAKARGLNPKTQFCEYSEEDWEWLYNGDERGSFKGIQGYFAWLDSKKYKAHYRIHSARFHTYDTCDECDGTRFKPIVSHYLVNGQSIIDLSRMTLNDLQQWFSEFRSLDGDQDATAQLSMGLQEALAEAQMRLAYLNKIGVHYLHLARSSKSLSGGEVQRINMARSLGSHLTDTLFCLDEPSSGLHPRDSQNLLEVIKSLRDQGNTVVVVEHEKGVIDGADHLIEVGPEAGHRGGELIYQGSPKSLPSATEIDWEYMGGDTPHTFLSLSGAAIHNLKDVAARIPVKALTAVCGVSGSGKTSLIRHTLYPLLCRIIGKEVELDRELKGAKVKPERLVRDFSDVHLMSQEPIGRSTRSNIATYLGILTEVRKLFSETPLAKAQNLKPGYFSFNVPGGRCEECKGLGTVEEDLSFLGAMNVTCPSCRGLRFQESVLDIKYRDKSLLDVLAMTVAEARVFFFDIPKLTRIFDMTSAVGMDYVTLGQHTSSFSGGEAQRLKILSFLIENKDQKPRIFIFDEPTTGLSDRDVQMLLQQFRILVGKGHTVVVVEHHLGVIKSADWVLELGPEAASEGGQIVFEGTPKDLQQESTITSGYLN
- the hemB gene encoding porphobilinogen synthase; amino-acid sequence: MSIHGYSQFPQKRMRRQRFSKFSRDLVREHSLSAKDFIYPVFVLPGETQKQEVPSMPGVVRQSLDILLKTAEKCVQLGIPALALFPVIESEKKSEGAEEAFNQEGLVPTVVRRLKKEFPDLGIITDVALDPYTIHGQDGLINDQGYVLNDETTAVLCKQAVCHANAGADIVAPSDMMDGRIGEVRKSLDQSGSSLTQILSYAAKYASSFYGPFRDAVGSAANLGSGDKYTYQMDPANSNEALQEVALDLKEGADMVMVKPGLIYLDIIRRVKDNFAVPTFAYQVSGEYAMLKAAAEKGWIQYEACVLESLLSFKRAGADGILSYFAIEAAQWLNERG
- a CDS encoding sigma-54 dependent transcriptional regulator encodes the protein MTNIMVLDFEGSFEEHLDIVRGSKVSYVKSTLEMYELCQEDCYEAAIIDFDHPLAHVDSVEKIKSVAPGIHILGLSTIPDVQLIVKAVQSGAGDFIAKPASNEEIKSFLDIVRRTKVLGTSPHATITLRDGRPIIGNSNPIRQVFTLIERLSKVDTTVLIRGESGTGKELVAQALHNNSSRKDQPFVAVNCGAIPENLIESELFGFERGTFTGADRRKVGKFQFANRGTIFLDEIGDVSPQMQVKLLRALQEKKVTPVGSHEEIPIDVRVISATNKPLETMVKEETFRSDLYYRLNVMPIHLPPLRDRTDDIEALCQFMIEKFNHLHSRSIQGLSIESLDLLRSYSWPGNVRELENVIEHAFIIESTQTIHREALPHYIVDQTGPDMGSQSNGEGEGFPLFSGKQDDLKYPMLKEQFEKEFIKTALKTYRGRINLTAEQTQMTKVTLLRKLEKYDINPKDFQH
- the ruvC gene encoding crossover junction endodeoxyribonuclease RuvC — encoded protein: MSGIILGIDPGSQITGFCVLRPGKHQNLRDFRVLDAGIIRPRRTLSHSERLGQIHEAIHQLTCQFQPSVCVIEKGYTGINHNSALRLGETRGAIIAAVQRERTPVVESTPTEVKKTVTGNGHASKEDISLSLKCLIGFDRGGLPFDVTDAVAIALSYGMKVGITERIERLNLNPRAEASPKIY